In the Duncaniella freteri genome, one interval contains:
- a CDS encoding terminase gpP N-terminus-related DNA-binding protein, with the protein MATKTKKEREQQREHARLLYMQGEPQKSIAEKVGVSAQTVTKWVAEGGWEQARAAANITRQELVNKIFNSINVLLEDLANDPSPEKTAASADKLVKFAATVERLDKKTSVVDIIEVFMAFSKWLQYRMSFDPNVTPELLKTINHYHDLFISEKLKESF; encoded by the coding sequence ATGGCAACTAAAACCAAAAAGGAACGCGAACAGCAACGCGAACACGCGCGCCTCCTATATATGCAGGGGGAGCCTCAGAAGTCTATTGCTGAAAAAGTCGGCGTATCTGCTCAGACTGTCACAAAATGGGTTGCGGAGGGTGGCTGGGAACAGGCACGAGCCGCCGCCAACATTACGAGACAGGAACTGGTTAATAAAATTTTTAACTCCATAAATGTGTTACTGGAGGATTTGGCAAATGACCCCAGCCCGGAGAAAACAGCCGCCAGCGCTGACAAACTTGTGAAGTTTGCCGCCACTGTTGAACGCCTCGACAAAAAAACTTCCGTGGTTGACATTATAGAGGTATTTATGGCTTTCAGCAAATGGCTGCAATATCGTATGAGCTTCGACCCGAATGTCACCCCGGAACTGCTCAAAACCATTAACCATTATCACGACCTTTTCATCTCTGAAAAATTAAAAGAGTCTTTCTAA